CAACTTCGCGGCTTGCGGTCATGCCGGCGACGTCACACACTGCCGTCATCACTCAGACCGAGTTGCTGCTTGCCTTCATCGAGCCTTTCTTGAAGGGCGAGACGCCGAAGGGGTTCTTCGAGAGCAAGCCGGAGACGAAATGAAGATGCTGCACGAATCGATTCAACACTTATTCTGAAAGGACAAAGCAATGACAACGCCAAGCAAACCAACCATCACCATAGAAACTACCGTCAACGCGCCGGTTGAGAAAGTATGGAGAGTGTGGACCTCACCGGAACATATTACGAAATGGGCAACAGGATCACCCGATTGGCACACGCCGTATGCCGAAAACGATCTGCGCGTCGGCGGCAAATTTCTTTCGCGGATGGAGGCGAAAGACTGCAGCGCCGGTTTCGATTTCGTCGGAACCTACGATGAGGTGCAGCAACACAAAACGATCGCGTACACGATGAGCGACGGCAGAAAAGTAAAGGTCACCTTTACAAGCGCTGGGAAATCGGTGAAGATTGTGGAGACGTTCGAAGCGGAAACCGAGAATCCGCTGGAGCTGCAGAGAGCAGGATGGCAGACGATTCTCGACAATTTCAAGAAACATGTTGAAACGATTCCATGATACAACCAGGACTCAGAGGGTCCTGTTCGAGTATTTAACACCCAAGAAAAGACACTGGAGAAACCATCATGCGAAAAATTATTGCAAACACCTTTCTATCACTCGATGGCGTCATGCAAGCGCCGGGCGGTCCCGAGGAAGACCCAACCGGTGGTTTTGTTCACGGCGGGTGGTCGGTGAACTACTGGGACGAAATGATGATGAAGATTATGGGTGAATGGATATCAAAGCCATTCGACCTCCTGCTCGGCAGGAAGACCTACGAGATATTCGCTGCACATTGGCCGTTCGTCAAGAACGATCCGGATAAATTGAATCAAATGGCAGCGGACAGTCTGAACGGCGCGAGGAAATACGTCGTCTCAAAAACGCTCTCCAAAGCAGACTGGCAAAACTCCACGCTCATCAAGGGCGACGTCGTAAATGAAATCGCCAAGCTCAAAAATCAGGATGGGCCTGAAATCCAGGTCCACGGCAGCAGCAATCTTCTCCAGACGCTTTTAAGAAACGATCTTGTTGACGAATGCCGGTTGTTGATATTTCCCGTAGTGCTCGGCAGCGGCAAGCGGCTCTTTGGAGAAGGCGTTCTTGCTGTCGGATGGAAGTTGATCGACTTGAAAACTTCAGCGACCGGCGTTGTCATTGCCACGTATGTGCGAGCGGGTGAGATTCAAAAAGGTTCGGCTGCGCTCGAATCGCCGACGGAAGCGGAGATTGCACGACGGAAGAAGATGCAAGCTGAAGGATAACTTGCTGTCGAAATTCACACCCGCTGAACGACCATATTATAAACGCTCATTCATACAAGGAGAGAAAACCATGTTTAGAAAAATTCTGATGTTTGCAGCGTTAAACGCGAGTCTGATTGCACAGACTGTTGCCTTCGCGCAAGGCGCCGGCAAGTATGCCAACGTCAACGGACTCAAGATGTACTACGAAATCCACGGCAGCGGCGATCCGGTGGTGTTGCTCCACGGCGCGTTCATGACCATCACCATCAATTGGACAGCCCCGTGGGGTAATGGGGCGGTGAATTGGATCGACGAACTTTCCAAAACGCGGCAAGTGATCGCCATCGAAATGCAGGGCCATGGGCGCACGGCGGACATCCCACGCGACATCACCGACGAAAACCTCGCCGACGATGTGGCGGCGCTGCTCGACCATCTCAAGATCTCGCAGGCGGACCTCATCGGCTACAGCATGGGCGGCGGCGTGGCAATGCATTGTGCCATCCGCCATCCGGACAAGGTGCGAAAGGTGGTCGTCATTTCATCCGTCTTCCGCCAAGACGGCATGGTCAAGGAAGCCATCGACGTGATCCCGCAACTCACGGCGGACGCCTTCAAAGACTCGCCCATCGAAACCGAGTACAAAAAGCTGAGCCCGACTCCGGATGACTTTCCGAATTTCGTCAAGCGAATGGCCGCCGCGTCCACGAAAGGGCAAGATATCAGCGCCGACAAGCTCAAGGCCACCACAGCGCCGATGTTTTTCATTCACGGCGACGCCGATGGCATACGGCTCGAGCACGTCGCAGAAATGTTTCGCCTGAAGGGTGGCGGGGGCCACGGCGACATGGGCCCGCGCTCAGAATCACGACTCGCCATCTTGCCCAACACCACACATGTGACGCTCATCGATCGCATGTCCGTCATCGTCCCGATGGTGAACGACTTTCTCGATGCAAAGCCGCAAAAGCAATAAAAAAGCCTGGCAGAGCGATCCTTGTGATTCGAGCGCTGGTCCTCGGCCCCGGCCAGTGAATGTCGGTCCGTAACCAGGACACGCATTTCTTTTCAAGAAAGGAACTGCAACATGAGAAACGCAGTCTTCGCCATCAACATGACGGTTGACGGTTACTTCGGCCACGAGGATGGGATTGCAGATGAAGAGCTGCACGAGTTTTTCACCGGGCTGCTCCGCAACGCGGATATCGCCCTCTTTGGACGTAAAACATATCAACTGATGTTTCCGTACTGGCATACCGTTGCGGAAAATCAGTCGGAGACAAAAGCGACAAACGAGTTCGCGCGAACGATTGATGCCATCAACAAAATCGTTTTTTCCAGGACGCTCAAAAACGTTGAAATGAAGAACACGACACTCTCCCGCGCAAACGTTGAAGAAGAGCTTTTGAAATTGAAAGGTCAACCGGGTAAGGACATTTTCATTGACGGCTTGAGTATCGCCGCGCATTTAACTCAACTCGGCATGATTGACGAGTATCACTTTGTGGTTCACCCGGTTGTTGCGGCAAAGGGTCCCCGCCTGTTCGAGGCTGATGGTCTCAAAGAGCGCCTTCGCTTGAAACTCGTCGGGTCAAAAAAATTCCGTTCCGGAGCCATTACGCTCCATTACAAAAAACCATCACTGTGAAGGAGTTATCACTATGACACCCTCAAACAAACCGACAATCACCGTGGAAACTACGGTCAACGCGCCAATCGAAAAAGTGTGGAAGGTGTGGAACGCACCCGAGCATATCACAAAATGGGCCACCGCAACGGACGAGTGGCACACGCCGCGCGCCGAAAACGATCTGCGCGTCGGCGGCAAATTCCTTTCGCGGATGGAGGCGAAAGACGGCAGCGCCGGTTTCGATTTCGTCGGAACCTACGATGAGGTGCAGCAACACAAAACGATCGCGTACACAATGGAAGACGGCAGAAAAGCAAAGATCACCTTTACCAGCGCGGGGAAATCGGTGAAGATTGTGGAGACGTTCGAAGCGGAAACCGAGAATCAGCTGGAGCTGCAGAGAGCAGGATGGCAGACGATTCTCGACAATTTCAAGAAACATGTTGAAGCGATTCCATGATACCTGAATTTTGCATGTTGGTTGATCATTCGACGCAGGTCCTGACGCGCTACACCGACAACTCCGCTAGGAGTGAAATGTTTATGGAAAGCGAGGCTCCTGGATACCCTCGAACTCCGGAGGAGTGGCATGTGGATTTTGTTGAATTGACGCAGGCTTCAAGGTAAAAATTAAACATGTCACTCCTACGGAGTTTTAAACCGGAGCCGGGTATTGCTATAAACATCCCACTCCTAGCGGAGTTAAAACAAAGCCAGCCGGGCAATTTTTTTGCACCACCCAATGAGTGGATTCATATATCGATCAAATCTGTGTCAATAGCAATTTCGATCAACTTCAGTGTAAAATTCAGGCGATCCATCCAGAACTCAGATGGTCCTGTTCGAGTATTTATCACCTGCACGGAGTTCATTATGACAAACCTAAAATCCAAAATCGTCCCGCATCTTTGGTACGATAAAGAAGCAAAAGAAGCGGCGGAGTTCTATTGTTCCATCTTCCCCGATTCCAAAATCACCAACATCACCACACTGCACGACACGCCCTCAGGTGATTGCGACATCGTCTCGTTCGAGCTTTCCGGACAGTCGTTCATGGCCATCAGCGCAGGCCCGCTGTTCAAATTCAACCCTTCGGTGTCATTCTTCGTTAATTTCGATCCCTCGAGAGACAAGAATGCGCGGCAGAATTTGGACGCGGCGTGGGAGAAATTGTCTCACGGAGGCACGGCGCTTATGCCCTTGGATAAATATCCGTTCAGCGAGCGCTACGGCTGGATACAGGATAAATACGGACTCACGTGGCAGCTCATTCTCACGAATCCCGAGGGCGAAGTACGGCCTTTCATCGTTCCCTCGCTGATGTTTGTGGGAGCCGTATGCGGCAAGGCGGAAGAGGCAACCGACTTCTATCTCTCGGTATTCAAGAATACCAAACGCGGGATCATCGCCCGCTATCCCGCGGGCATGGCGCCGAGCAAAGAAGGCACGATCATGTTTACCGACTTCATGCTCGAGAACCAGTGGTTTGCGGCCATGGACAGCGCCGGAGAGCACAAATTCGCTTTCAACGAAGCCGTCTCTCTGATGGTCTATTGCGACGATCAAAAAGAGATCGATTACTACTGGGAAAAGCTCTCTGCCGTGCCCGAGGCCGAGCAGTGCGGCTGGCTCAAAGACAAGTATGGCCTCTCGTGGCAGATCGTGCCCGTGGGCATGGACGAAATGATGCGCGAGGGCACCAAAGAACAGATCGCGCGCCTGACGCAAGCTTTTCTCTCAATGAAAAAATTCAACCTCGCCGAATTGCAGAAGGCGTACGGGCGCGCGTGAGCAATCTCAACTGAAGCGGAGTGCGATGATTTATCATCGCAAGACTGAAGTTTTGCGCTCCGGGTTCAAGCGACTAAACTTTTACGAGGAGTTCAACCATGAAACCCCGCATTAGCCTCATTACCCTCGGCGTTGATGATCTCGACAGAGCAGTCCGTTTTTATTGTGATGGCCTGGGATTGAAGACGGAGGGCATTGTCGGCACAGAGTTCGAGTATGGCGCGGTCGCCTTCTTTGACCTTCAGGCCGGTATGAAGCTCGCGCTTTGGCCGAGAAAGAGTATTGCTCACGATACCGCGATCGCTCTTCACAGCCCAAGCGCGACCGAGTTCACCATCGGTCACAACGTCTCATCCAAAACGGAAGTAGATGCCGTAATGGAGCAAGCGCGCAAGGCTGGCGCAACCATCGTCAAACCGGCTCAAGACACCTTTTGGGGTGGTTACGCGGGCTACTTCCAAGACCCCGACCAGCATTTGTGGGAAGTCGCGTGGAATCCACAGTGGCCTGTTCCAGAGTGAACCACAACGCGGACGAGCCGCAACCAAAAAGATAATCTCCAACTGATAGAAGAACCCAACTGTTAAAGCTTTATCCGCTGGGTTCTTCTATCAGTTGGAAAAAGTCTTTGCTTTTTTTGCAAAGATTTGACTTGTAACAGACTAAGGATTTTCAGAATTGCACCGGCAAAATGTGAGCTATCCAAATTTGAGGGATTACATGGTGACCAGAATTCTCCGAAGCAAAGATTGCGGTAACTCGCCCAAGAACAAGTTTCTTGAATTCAGTAATGCCAAAGGCACAAGCATAAGCGGGATTACCCATTACGCAATTCGGCAGAGTAAAACACAACGAAATCTGAATCGACGCTAAAAGGCTGAAACCATGCAAGAACAGGCAACATTTAAGGTATCCGCCAACAGACAAATACATCAATCATCCGCCACTTCCTTTTGGCAGGAATTAAAAAACGCGATTCGCGGCACCGAGGCGGACTACACGCGAATCAACCTCGGCAAAGCCGTCTTCCTGCTTGCGATTCCGATGATTTTGGAATTGATCATGGAATCCACCTTTGCCGTGGTGGATATTTATTTCGTCGGTGCACTCGGGCCCTCGGCAGTCGCCGCGGTGGGCTTGACGGAAACCTACATGTTTCTCTTGTATTCCGTGGGCATGGGTCTGGCAATGGCCGTGACCGCGATCGTGGCGCGGCGCATCGGAGAAAAGAACCGCGAGCAAGCGGGCATCGCCGCCATTCAAGCCGTCTTCCTTGCCGTGCTCGCTTCTCTTCCGTTTGCGCTCGCGGGAATTTTCTTTGCCAAAGATTTGCTCGGCCTCATGGGCGCCGATGCCTGGGCGCTCGAACATGGTTATCGCTACACGCAGTGGATGTTGGGCGGCAACGCGATCATCATGCTGTTGTTCGTAATCAACGCGATTTTTCGCGGCGCCGGCGACCCCGCCATTGCCATGCGCGTGCTGTGGATCGCCAACGGCCTCAACATCATACTCGATCCCATGTTGATTTTCGGTTGGGGGCCATTCCCCGAACTCGGCATCGCCGGCGCGGCCATCGCCACGAACATCGGTAGAGGCGTGGGCGTGCTCTTCCAACTGTGGCTGCTCTTCAAAGGCGGCAAGCACATTCGCGTGCTGCGCGCGCATCTTCGCTTCGACTGGCAGACGGCGCGCAACATCGTCCACACTTCCTGGGGCGGCATCGGGCAAATGTTCATCGGCACCACCTCGTGGCTTTTTGTGATGCGCATCATCGCGGAATTCGGCAGCCAGGCCGTGGCCGGCGCCACCATCGCGTTGCGGATTATGATGTTCACGCTGATGCCCGCGTGGGGCATGTCGAACGCCGTTGCCACACTCGTCGGGCAAAATCTCGGCGCGAAGCGACCCGACCGCGCCGAACGCTCCGTGTGGGTGACCGGGTTCTGGAATATGTTGTTCCTGATCGGCGTCTCGATTTTTTATTTTTTGTTCAGTGAAAGATTGGTGGGAATTTTTACGGAAGATGCCGAGGTGATTGCCATTGGCGGAAAATGGTTGATCATCGTTTCGTTTTCCTATTTTGTGTATGGCTGGTGGATGGTGGCGGCGCAGGCTTTCAACGGCGCGGGCGATACCGCCACGCCGACGAAAATCAACTTCTTCTTTTTCTGGCTTCTTCAGATTCCGCTTGCGTACGCCCTGGGAAAAACCCTCGACATGAATTACACCGGCGTGTTCTGGGCGATTTTCATTTCCGAAACCGCGGCGGGATTGTTCACGCTGTGGCTGTTCAGAAAAGGCGGATGGAAAACCGTGCAGGTGTAATAGGCCATGTGTGTCCGCTGGGAGATTTTGTCCCATAGTGGCAAATAAGAATAGCCAGGATTTTAATCCCACGGACAAGCTACCGCGAGTCGAACTTCTTGTCTCGACACATATGGCCCGCAGGCGATGGCTTCAGCCGATTTGATCCCGACCGATTCGGGCCTGAAATTTCAATCGCAGGAGACAATGATGGCGTACACATACAGAACCCTCGCTGACTCGGATGTACCGCTTCTTAAAAATCTGCTCACGGTCTTCGGCGAGGCATTTGGAGAGCCGGATACTTATCAAAACGCCGTGCCAAGTGAGCGATACTTGCGGAACCTTCTTGGCAAACAGCACTTCATTGTGCTCGTTGCGCTTGCTGGCGATGCGGTCGTTGGCGGGCTGGTTGCTTATGAGCTGCAAAAATTCGAGCAAGAGCGAAAAGAGATCTACATCTATGATCTCGCAGTTTCCGCGGCGCATCGCCGTAAAGGTGTTGCGACGAGCCTCATGCGGGAACTCCAGCGTATTGCCAGCGAGCGCGGCGCTTATGTCATTTTCGTTCAGGCGGATCAAGGAGATACTCCCGCGATCCGTTTGTATGAGTCGCTTGGCAAGCGAGAGGACGTTCATCATTTTGATATTCCGGTTTGAGTGGAAGAGCGGATGAGAAAATCAGTTATCAAACACCGGCTTTCAATCGAACGATTGTGAAATTCAAGGTGAAATAGAATTTGGAAAAAGCAGAAGCAAAGAAGAAGTGAAGTCTGCGTCCAAAGTGTTTGCTTTGATACCCTGATCTCTTTATGGCTGAATCGTTGCAAAAAAAGCAAAGATTTTTCCCAACGGATGGAAGAACCCAACTGATGAAAGCCAAACCCGTTGGGTTCTTCCATCCGTTGGGGATAAGGAACTTTCAGAATTTTATTCTGGCCATGATTTTTTAATCCGCTTGAAAGGATATTCACCATGACCAAAGAGCTTTGGATCAACCTGCCGGTGAAAGACGTGAACAAGTCGCGAGAGTTTTTCACCACTCTGGGATTTGCTTTGAACCCGCATTATGGCAACAGCGCGGACTCGGCGAGTTTTTTTGTGGGAACGAAAAACCTCGTGCTCATGCTTTTTTCCGAAGCGACGTTCAAAAATTTTACCCGACACGCCGTCGCCGACACCAGGCAGGGCACGGAAGTTTTGCTTTCCTTCGATGCGGAGTCGAGAGAAGAGGTGGATGAATTGGCAAAGAAAGCGGCAAAAGCCGGCGGCGCGGTCTTCAGCGCGCCTGCCGAGCATCAAGGCTGGATGTACGGCTGCGGCTTCACCGATTTGGACGGCCATCGCTGGAACGTGCTGCACATGGACATGAGCAAGATGCCGAAATAATATGCCGATGAGCAGTGCACAACTGTTGGTGAGCCAAGATCTACACGCCCGCTATGTGAAGTGCCGCCCCGAGCATTGCGGGATGTTCGACGTGGAGTATCAAAACATCGACGCGCTCGGATATTTGTTGAATCAGTAAACAAGAAGAGAGCACATCATGACAAAGAGAAATAAAATTATCTATTGGATTGCTACGATCTGGCTTGCATTGGGAATGCTGGCAACCGGAACATTACAGTTACTCAAAGTGCAAGCGGAAGGAGCCTTGGCACCGCCCGGAGTATGGGGCATTACACAATTGGGCTATCCCATCTATTTTCTAACAATACTGGGTATTTGGAAAATTTTAGGAGTTCTAGCATTGCTGATTCCGAAATTTCCTTTACTGAAGGAATGGGCTTATGCAGGCTTTTTCTTTGCCATGTCCGGAGCGGCATTTTCACATATCGCAATGGATGACCCTTTGAACGAAATATTTCCCTCGTTGCTACTTCTCCTCCTGACCGTGGCATCGTGGTATTTCAGGCCTGCGGATAGAAAAATCATTTCTTGAAAAGGGTTTTGGTGATGCACCGGAGGTCGCGGCCGAAAAATCCGCTTGACTGAGCCAAATGGTCGCATCGCGCATGCGGAGCTCAAATTTGGTCCCGTGACGCTGATGCTTGCCGATGAGTATCCCGACTACGGCATCCGCCGCCCTTTGACGGTTGGCGGCGCCGGCATGATTATTCATCTGCACGTCGATAACGTGGACGCGCTCGCTCAACGCGCGGCACAGGCCGGAGCGACGATGGTCATGGCGCCCGCGGATCAGGCCCACGGCGAACGGCAATGCCGCCGGCGCGATCCGTTCGGGCATGAATGGCTGCTCGGACACGAGATCGAGAAGGTTCCGCCGGAGAAGATTCAGCGGCGCTTCGAGGGGCAATTCGGAACCGCGTAAGGTGAAGTCTTATAGTATTACTCAGAAAAAACTATCATGACCGCGAAGTTTTTGTAGCGCAGGCATCCTGCCCAATGCCGCTAACTTTTCAGAAAGGCAAAATGATCGTGGGTAAAACTATTCAAAAGCAATGACAGAAAAATGAATGGCAAGAATATGCGGGCGGGTTTTCATCAAAAACACTCTTGGTCGCTTGGCAAGAAACCTGAATATCTTTCTGCCATACATCTTCCTGTCATGACTTTCTTGAAAAAGTTAGTGACATTGGACATCGTGTCTGCCCCGCAAGGCGGGGCGCTACTCCCCACATAACAGAGGCATTATGCCCTTGACTTTTGAAACTCAGAATAAAATTCCAGCTTTTTCTCCAGCGGATAGAAAAACCCAACAGATTTTTTTACCGGTTGGGTTCCTCTATTCGCTGGGAAAAAGCTATTTTGGCATTGCTGCCCGAAGGGCTCCAGTTTTCAGCTTGCCTGAAAAACTGGCGTAGTCTATTACAAGACAAATCTTTGCAAAAAAGCCAAGACTTTTTCCAACTGATAGAAGAACCCAACTGTTAAAGCTTTATCCGTTGGAGATTTTCTTTTTGGTTGCGGATTGTCCGCGTTGGGCCTTCGGAGACCGAATGATGGAAATGAAACAATATCTCATCGACACTTTCAAATTCAACGATCTTATGAACACCAAGCTGCTGGCGAAAATCAAAGCGCTGCCGGATCAGCAGCAGTGCATAAGATTCTTCAGCCATCTCATCAACTCGCAGAACAAGTGGATGGCAAGAATCATTCAGTATCCGCAAGACCCGAAGATGGATTGGTGGGAGCCGGTTTATGCTCTCGACGAGCTTGAAAGCCAATGGCGCAATAGCCTGCGAGTTTGGCTCGATTTTATTGGGAGCAAGAGCGAAGAGCAGCTCTTTGCCGAGGTGAAGTTCATCGGCTACGACGGCGGCCACTGGGCGTGCAAGCTCAAGGACATCGCCCTGCAATTGAATTATCATTCCATCCATCACCGCGCGCAGATGCAACTGCTCATCCGCCAGCAGGGTTTGGAGCCGGATTTTGTTGACTACATCGGCACCGTGTATAGAAAAATCAGTTGAAAAGATCGAGCGCGCGCTGCGCGAATCCGGCGCCGAGTTTAAAGACGTTGTGCGCACGCGCACTTTTAACCCAAATGGGTTATTGATTTTCATCCAATGCTGTGGATATGTTATCGAGGTTGTCGGAATGAAAAGCGCATGCAAAGGTATTGCCTGGCATGGCCTGGACTTTGATTAATCTTGGAGACAGTAAATGCTGCGATCCCAAACTCTTCTTGCTCTCAGTTGGTGTTTGGCCGCCGCGCTTTTTGCTCAAAATGAAATAAAATTTGACCGCCTCTCGCTCGAACAAGGATTGTCTCAAAGCTCGATTACCGCCATTCTTCAAGACCGTCACGGCTTTATGTGGTTCGGCACGCAAGAGGGGGTGAACAAGTACGACGGTTATAGCTTCACGGTTTTCAAGTATGATCCCTACGATTCCAGGGCGTTGACGGATAATTGGGTGACCGCCGTTTGCGAAGATCAAGCTGGAAGGCTGTGGATCGGCACTTACGCCGGCGGCCTCAACAGGTTCAATCCGGCAAAGAAAACTTTTACGCCTTACCGGCACAATCCGCAAGACTCCACTTCCTTGAGCCATGATTTTATCACGGCCATTTGCGAAGACCGTTACGGTTCCGTTCCGGATCATCATTTCGCTGCGGAAATGGAGCGGGGCACGCTTTGGGTGGGAACCCGAGGGGGCGGCCTGAATGAGTTCGACCTCAGCACCGGCGCTTTTCGTCATTTTCGTCCGAGCCCGGCGGATTCCAATTCCCTGAGCGATGGAGTGGTCACGGCGCTCTACATCGACCGTTCCGGTGTCCTGTGGGTGGGAACGGCGAACGGCGGCCTCAATCGGTTTGATCGCGACAAGAAGGTTTTTATACACTACCGGCACGATCCGGGGCGCGCCAATTCTTTGAGCGACAATTTTGTGACGGCGATCTGCGAAACGGCTGACAGTGCTTTGTGGATCGGCACCGCCCGTGGCGGCCTGAATAAACTCGATCGTCGCGCCAATACCTTCACCCGCTACCTCCACAATCCCAAGGACCGCAACAGCTTGAGCTCGAATGCCATCCACAGGCTTTATGAATCCGGCGGCGCGACTTCGAGCCTTCTCTGGATCGGGACGGAAGCGGGCCTCAATCAATTCGATCCGCGGACCGGCGCGTTTACATGCTACCGGAACATTGCCACTGATCTGCATTCTTTGAGCAGTGACAAAGTCACGGCAATCTGCGAGGATCGCTCGGGGGTTTTATGGATTGGAACGGAAAGCGGCGGCCTGAACAAGTTCGATCGCAAGAAAAAAAGATTCGCCCATTATGCCGATGATGTCGCGAACCCCAACCGTTTGCAGGATTCTTTTGTGTGGTCACTCTGCGAAGATCCGGGCGCGGCCGGGCGGATCCTTTGGATCGGCACGAACGATGGCGGCCTGGTCAAATTCGACCGCCACAACAAATCGTTCAAGCATTACAGGCATGTTGCTGGCCGCGACAACAGCCTAAGCCACAATCGGGTTCGGGCCATCCATGCGGATCCCGACGATGCCGGACGCTTTCTCTGGATCGGCACCCATGGCGGTTTGGACAAATTCGATACCCATGAAGAGCGCTTTACTCATTATCGCAGCGACCTCCAGAACCCGCGCAGCATAAGCGCCAATGTTGTAACCGCCATTTACGAAGACACTTTTGGCGCGCTTTGGATTGGAACAACGAACGGGCTCAACAAGCTTGACCGCGCACAAGGGATTTTCACGCGCTATCTTCATGATCCGAAAAATCCAAAAAGTTTGGGCAATAACCGCGTGCTTTCCCTTGGCGAGGATCGCTGGGGAACGCTTTGGATTGGAACGCGCCATGGCCTTTATCGTTTTGATCGCCAGACCGAGACGTTTACGGCTTATCGGCACGATCCGGCTCATCCCCACAGCTTGAGCCATGATATAATTGAGACCATTCATTGCGACCATGCCGGCCGGCTTTGGCTTGGCACGTTTGGCGGCGGGCTCAATCGGATTGCGCCTCCGGCGCCGTCCTCCGCCATCAGCGACGGTGATGAGGAGAAAATCGCGTTTACCTGCTTCACGGAAAAAGACGGCCTGGCCAACAATGTCGTCTATGGCATTTTGGAAGATGCAAAAGGCCGCCTGTGGCTGAGTACCAATCGCGGTTTGTCGCGTTTCGACCCGGCCACGCAAACCTTCAAAAACTACGATCCGACCGATGGACTGCAGAGCTATGAGTTCAATGCCGGGGCGTACTACAAGAGCCCGCGCGGCGAAATGTTTTTTGGAGGGATCAATGGTTTCAACAGCTTTTTCCCGGACAGCATGAAAGACAATGCGCACGTTCCCGCCGTGGCGCTCACGGCCTTCAAGAAATTCGACAAAGCCGTTGAATTTGACCGCGACATCGCCGATGTAGAAGAAATCGCATTGTCGGCGGGCGACGATTTTTTTGCGTTTGAATTTGTGGCGCTCGACTACTCGAATCCGCAGAACCACCGCTACGCCTACATGTTGGCCGGCTTCGATCATGATTGGATTTATTGCGGCGCGCGCCGTTATGCGAGTTACACCAATTTGGATCCGGGCAAATATGTTTTCCGCGTCAAGGGCTCGAACAACGACGGCGTTTGGAATGAAACCGGCGTGGCCGTCAAGGTGGTGATTCGCCCGCCCTTTTGGCAAACCTGGTGGTTCTCCTTTCTGTCGATCGGATGCCTCATTGTCGGCGCGGCTTTCTCGCATCATTACCGGGTCAGACATAAAATTAAACGCTTGTTGGAGATCGAGCGGGTGCGCGCCCTGGAGAACGAGCGCGTCCGGCAGCAGGTCGCGGATGATTTTCACGACGAGCTGGGGCAGAAGCTGACCAACATGACGCTCTTTGCGGAGATTCTCAAGCGCAATCTGAATGGGATTTC
The window above is part of the candidate division KSB1 bacterium genome. Proteins encoded here:
- a CDS encoding histidine kinase; this translates as MLRSQTLLALSWCLAAALFAQNEIKFDRLSLEQGLSQSSITAILQDRHGFMWFGTQEGVNKYDGYSFTVFKYDPYDSRALTDNWVTAVCEDQAGRLWIGTYAGGLNRFNPAKKTFTPYRHNPQDSTSLSHDFITAICEDRYGSVPDHHFAAEMERGTLWVGTRGGGLNEFDLSTGAFRHFRPSPADSNSLSDGVVTALYIDRSGVLWVGTANGGLNRFDRDKKVFIHYRHDPGRANSLSDNFVTAICETADSALWIGTARGGLNKLDRRANTFTRYLHNPKDRNSLSSNAIHRLYESGGATSSLLWIGTEAGLNQFDPRTGAFTCYRNIATDLHSLSSDKVTAICEDRSGVLWIGTESGGLNKFDRKKKRFAHYADDVANPNRLQDSFVWSLCEDPGAAGRILWIGTNDGGLVKFDRHNKSFKHYRHVAGRDNSLSHNRVRAIHADPDDAGRFLWIGTHGGLDKFDTHEERFTHYRSDLQNPRSISANVVTAIYEDTFGALWIGTTNGLNKLDRAQGIFTRYLHDPKNPKSLGNNRVLSLGEDRWGTLWIGTRHGLYRFDRQTETFTAYRHDPAHPHSLSHDIIETIHCDHAGRLWLGTFGGGLNRIAPPAPSSAISDGDEEKIAFTCFTEKDGLANNVVYGILEDAKGRLWLSTNRGLSRFDPATQTFKNYDPTDGLQSYEFNAGAYYKSPRGEMFFGGINGFNSFFPDSMKDNAHVPAVALTAFKKFDKAVEFDRDIADVEEIALSAGDDFFAFEFVALDYSNPQNHRYAYMLAGFDHDWIYCGARRYASYTNLDPGKYVFRVKGSNNDGVWNETGVAVKVVIRPPFWQTWWFSFLSIGCLIVGAAFSHHYRVRHKIKRLLEIERVRALENERVRQQVADDFHDELGQKLTNMTLFAEILKRNLNGISPESATYLDKIRETSKNLSAGVRNFIWALDPEQDSLYDLAIYLKDSGDEIFDKAGIDFRVHGISPALEGVKLPMNWRRHLTLIFKEGMNNVLKHATCKNVTLEMIMKHDNLVISLTDDGKGFNGNGSHETNGESGRGLCSMSNRAAKLQGELIVVTHLGKGTTIRFKGRMPRLSYGHFPARRLN
- a CDS encoding VOC family protein, encoding MTKELWINLPVKDVNKSREFFTTLGFALNPHYGNSADSASFFVGTKNLVLMLFSEATFKNFTRHAVADTRQGTEVLLSFDAESREEVDELAKKAAKAGGAVFSAPAEHQGWMYGCGFTDLDGHRWNVLHMDMSKMPK
- a CDS encoding DoxX family protein, whose protein sequence is MTKRNKIIYWIATIWLALGMLATGTLQLLKVQAEGALAPPGVWGITQLGYPIYFLTILGIWKILGVLALLIPKFPLLKEWAYAGFFFAMSGAAFSHIAMDDPLNEIFPSLLLLLLTVASWYFRPADRKIIS